The Flavobacterium marginilacus genome window below encodes:
- the accD gene encoding acetyl-CoA carboxylase, carboxyltransferase subunit beta: MAWFKRKEKGITTATEDKMDIPKGLWYKSPTGKIIDAEELARNLFVSPEDGFHVRIGSEAYFDILFDNNEFVELDKNMTSKDPLHFVDTKKYSERLKEVMDKTQLKDAVRTGVGKSKGKEVVICCMDFAFIGGSMGAVVGEKIARGIDHAIKNRLPFVMISKSGGARMMEAAYSLMQLAKTSVKLAQLAEAKLPYISLCTDPTTGGTTASYAMLGDINISEPGALIGFAGPRVVRDTTGKDLPEGFQTAEFLLEHGFLDFITPRKELKDKINLYLDLIQNNPIR; this comes from the coding sequence ATGGCTTGGTTTAAAAGAAAAGAAAAAGGAATCACTACGGCGACTGAAGACAAAATGGATATCCCAAAAGGGCTTTGGTACAAATCACCTACAGGGAAAATTATTGATGCTGAAGAATTAGCACGTAATCTATTTGTAAGTCCCGAAGATGGTTTTCATGTTAGAATTGGGAGTGAAGCCTATTTTGATATTTTATTTGACAACAATGAGTTTGTTGAATTAGACAAAAATATGACTTCCAAAGATCCATTGCATTTTGTTGACACCAAAAAATATTCAGAAAGATTAAAAGAGGTGATGGACAAAACCCAGCTAAAAGACGCTGTGCGTACAGGAGTTGGAAAATCCAAAGGAAAAGAAGTCGTAATCTGCTGTATGGATTTTGCCTTCATTGGCGGATCTATGGGTGCAGTTGTTGGAGAAAAAATTGCAAGAGGAATTGATCATGCAATCAAAAACAGACTTCCTTTTGTGATGATTTCTAAATCAGGTGGAGCCAGAATGATGGAAGCGGCATATTCTTTGATGCAGTTAGCAAAAACATCTGTAAAGTTGGCACAGCTGGCCGAAGCTAAATTACCGTATATTTCACTTTGTACTGATCCAACAACTGGAGGGACAACAGCTTCATATGCAATGCTGGGAGATATCAATATTTCTGAACCAGGAGCCTTAATTGGTTTTGCGGGTCCGCGTGTAGTAAGAGATACTACTGGTAAAGATTTACCAGAAGGATTTCAAACCGCTGAGTTTCTTCTTGAACATGGTTTCTTAGATTTTATAACACCAAGAAAAGAATTGAAAGATAAGATTAATTTATATCTTGATTTGATTCAAAACAATCCTATTAGATAA
- a CDS encoding cupin-like domain-containing protein, with translation MSFILKNVDIVDSISREDFKKNYLNKKKPLIIKGLTKDWPARDKWSIDYFKEIAGDIEVKLVDNSKADPAKIINASIASMKFGEYLDLIKREPTDLRIFFFNLFKHIPELVNDVKVPKDLMGGFIESMPAMFFGGSKAITFLHYDIDLPHLFHTHFGGRKHIILFDYKWKKRLYCIPNTTYALEDYDVANPDFEKFPALKGVEGYEVFLEHGDTLFMPTGMWHWMRYIDGSFSLTLRAWDQSITRKAASVWSLFMHGAVDSAIKVVFSERYAKWREKLAFKIAEKELNKNRPK, from the coding sequence ATGAGCTTTATTTTAAAAAATGTAGATATAGTTGACTCTATTAGTAGAGAGGATTTTAAAAAAAACTATTTAAACAAAAAGAAACCTCTAATCATAAAAGGTCTGACAAAAGATTGGCCAGCCCGAGATAAATGGTCAATCGATTATTTCAAAGAAATAGCTGGAGATATTGAAGTAAAACTTGTGGACAATTCCAAGGCTGATCCTGCCAAAATAATCAATGCATCGATTGCCAGCATGAAATTTGGCGAATATTTGGATTTAATTAAAAGAGAGCCTACAGATCTGCGTATATTTTTCTTTAATCTTTTCAAGCACATACCAGAATTAGTCAATGATGTAAAAGTTCCCAAGGATTTAATGGGAGGTTTTATAGAAAGTATGCCGGCCATGTTTTTTGGAGGATCCAAAGCCATTACTTTTTTACATTACGATATTGATCTGCCTCATCTTTTTCACACACATTTTGGAGGCCGAAAACATATTATACTATTCGATTATAAGTGGAAAAAACGACTTTATTGTATCCCCAATACTACTTATGCCTTAGAAGATTATGATGTTGCCAATCCGGATTTTGAAAAATTCCCAGCCCTAAAAGGAGTTGAAGGTTATGAGGTTTTTCTGGAACATGGCGATACTTTATTTATGCCGACTGGAATGTGGCACTGGATGCGCTATATTGACGGCTCTTTCTCCTTGACGCTTCGTGCTTGGGACCAATCAATTACCAGAAAAGCCGCCAGTGTCTGGAGCTTATTCATGCATGGTGCTGTTGATAGTGCTATAAAAGTAGTTTTCAGTGAACGATATGCCAAATGGCGTGAAAAATTAGCTTTTAAAATTGCCGAAAAAGAATTAAACAAGAACAGACCGAAATAA